The DNA segment GACCATACGGTTTTTCAAGTGATATGTATGCTAGAGCAAATGAAAAACTTTCTCTCTCTAAAATGACATTCTCACACCAAATGGTCAGACTTATTTTTATTGAACAATTATATAGAGCCTGTACTATAATTAAAGGAGAACCGTATCATCATGAATAAACTGCAACAATATATACTAAAATGAGAATTACTAATATAACACTAAAACAATGAAAATCAAACTTTTTATCGTATGCACATTATTCCCAATAATGGCAGCAGCTCAATCGTTTGAGTTTGACATGACAAAACCACAACCAATCTACAATGACTCAAAAGGTTTTGGCTACGATGTATTGCCTGCACCTGGTAAAAGTGTAAAGCCATTTTACTTTTCTGTTAAAGTACCAGATGGAAATTACAAAATAACAGTTATTTTGGGTTCTAAGAAGAGAGCTGCGCAAACGGTTGTAAGAGCCGAAAGTCGTAGACTTTTCGTAGAAGACTCTGAAACTAAAAAGAGTAAATACCAAACTTATCAATTTGTCGTTAATAAGCGCTCACCACGTATTAACGATCAAGAGGTAGTTAAAATTAAGCCAAGAGAAAAAAACTATCTAAATTGGGACGACAAACTTACTCTTGAATTTAATGGTAAAGCCCCTGCTGTGAAAAAGATATTAATTGAACGTGATAATGTAGCACCTACAATTTTTCTATGCGGAAATTCAACAGTAGTAGATCAAAATGAAGAACCATGGGCCAGTTGGGGGCAAATGATACCAAGATGGTTTAATGAGAATATTGCTATATCTAACCAAGCTGAAAGTGGACTCACTGCAGGTTCTTTTTTATCATCAAATCGCCTAGATAAAATTTTGTCAATGCTAAAAAGAGGAGATTATGTTATATGCGAATTTGGTCATAATGACCAAAAAGAACATCAGGCCGGTGATGGAGCGTGGTACAACTTTTCACGCAATCTTAAAATTTTTATTGATAAAGTTCGGGCTGCAGGAGGAACTATTATTTTTGTAACACCGACACAAAGGAGATTCTTTGATGAAACACATACTAAAATATTAGAAACTCACGGAGACTATCCAGCAGCAATGGTTTCTGTAGCAAAACGTGAAGGTGTACAAATAATTGATTTGCACAGTATGACACGTACATTTTTTGAGACATTAGGTTATGAAAATAGTAAGAGGGCGCTAGTACATTATCCGGCAAATACATTCCCCGGACAAAAAATCGCTCTTGAAGATAACACCCATTTTAATCCATTTGGAGCATATGAAGTGGCAAAAATGGTTATTATGGGAATGAAAAAATTGAATTTGCCTATTTTACAAAATCTGCGTAGTGATTTTAAAGATTTTGATCCTTCAAGACCGGATGATTTCAAGACTTTTAAGTGGTACCCAGCTATATTAAGTGGTACAGTAAAACCAGATGGCAATTAATAAGTAAAAATAATATTTTAAGATTATATTGATGAAAAAAAATATACTAATTATTTCTGCGATTATTTGTATCGCACTATCGGCTTCAGCACAGACATGGCCTTCACAGTCTATGCAGACAAAACCAGGCTCGCGTTGGTGGTGGTTAGGCTCTGCTTTAACACAAAAAGACGTATCATGGAATATGCAACAGTATTCTTTACATGGAATTGGTACTCTTGAAATAACACCTTTATATGGAGTCCAAGATAATGATAAAAATAACATATCTTTTCTTTCACCTCAATGGATGCAAATGCTTAAATACATTGAGCAAGAAGGCTTAAAAGACTCTATTGAAATAGACATGAACTGCGGTACTGGATGGCCATTTGGAGGTCCAACAGTACCTATAAATGAAGCTGCATGCAAGATGGTCTACAATGATTTGATCGTTAATGATAAAGATTGTAAGAATCTTGACATAAATATTAAAGATGAAAAAGAACGTAATTATGCTTCTTTAGAGCGAGTGATGGCATATCCAATTGAAGTTAAAAAATATAAAGGGCCAGCAGCTATTAATATTACCGAATTTTCAAAAGATGGAAAACTAAACTGGAAAGCACCTAAAAAGGGAACTTGGAGAATTATCTCTTTATATGCATCTCGTACTCTCCAGAAAGTAAAACGTGCCGCTCCTGGTGGAGAAGGATATGTTATTGACCACTTTGATAGTCTAGCAGTAGCACATTACTTGGACAGATTTGAAAAGGCATTTGATAATAATAATGTCCCCTACCCTCATACTTTTTTTAATGACTCTTACGAAGTATACAAAGCAGATTGGACACCCACTCTATTGAAAGAATTTGAAAAGCGTAGAGGCTATAAATTAGAGGATCATCTACCAGAACTTTTAGGAGATATAAAAGATGATAATAAAGTATTAAGCGATTATCGTGAAACTTTATCTGATCTGCTTATTAATAATTTTACAAGCCAGTGGACAGCATGGGCACATTCACATGGTGTAATAACACGTAATCAAGCACATGGATCACCTGCTAATTTGATAGATACTTACGCTGCAGTAGATATACCAGAAATAGAGGGATTTGGCCTCACTGATTTTGGCATTAAAGGTTTGCGAAAAGATACTGGTAATACACGACCTAATTATTCAGATTTGTCTATGTTAAAGTATGCACCTAGTGCTTCACATATTACTGGAAAACAATTAACAAGTAGTGAAACCTTTACATGGCTTACTGAGCACTTTCGTACATCTTTATCTCAATGTAAACCAGATATGGATTTAATGTTTGTTGCTGGTGTAAACCATATGTTTTTCCATGGGACTTGTTATACTCCCCAAAATGACCCTTGGCCAGGATGGAAATTCTATGCATCAATAGATATGTCACCGACAAATAGTATATGGAGAGATGCACCGTATTTTATGCAATACATTAATAGATGTCAGAGTTTCCTGCAATGGGGAGAACCTGATAATGACTTTTTGGTATATCTTCCAGTAAGAGATATGTGGAGAGAACGTAGTAAAGAGTTCTTGATGCAATTTAGTATAGAGACGATGGCTAAGAGAGCTCCTGAATTTATAAAAAGTATACTTAATCTAAATAATTTAGGATACGATTGTGACTATATTAGTGATAAATATTTGCTTTCTACGGATTATATTAATGGAATGTTACAAACTGCTGCAGGTACTAGATATAAAGGATTAATTGTACCTGCTAAGATATTGCCTTCTGATGTTGAAGCTCATATTGAAAAACTGAAGATTCAAGGGGCTCATATAATATATGGATGCGATAATAAAGAAGAGTTAGAACAATCTGCACGCCCTGAAGTTATGAAAACAGAATTGGGGCTAAAGACTATAAGAAGAAGGAACGACAAAGGATACCATTATTTTATATCAAACCTAACTCCAAATGATGTAAATAGTTATGTCGATTTAGCAATCAATTTTAATTGTGCAATGTGGTTCAACCCAATTAATGGTGAACAATATGCTGCAGAAATAAATGATGGTAAAGTAAAAATTGTTTTGAAGTCTGGCGAATCATTAATATTGGAAACTTTTGATAAACCAACAAGCATAAATCTTCCAATAAGAAAGACTCAGATGACTAATCCTCGAGAAATAAACAAAGGTTGGAAATTGAGCTTTATTGAGGAACATCCAGTAGTTAATAAAACTTTCAAAATAGACTCTTTACGCACTTGGGAAACTTTGGAAGATGATAGTGTTAAAGAAACCATGGGCACTGGCGTATATACTACTACAATAAATATGTCTAAAATAGAAGCTAATAAAAATTATGCAATTGATCTCGGAGACGTTCGTGAGAGTGCAAGAGTATACATTAATGGAAATTTCATTGGTTGTGCATGGTCAGTTCCATTTATATTAAATTGCAAAAAAGCATTTAAGGCTGGAATAAATACGCTTCGAATAGAAGTTACAAACCTTCCGGCCAATCGTATAGCAGCAATGGACAGAAAAGGTATAAAATGGCGAAAATTCAATGAGATTAATTTTGTTGACATCAACTATAAAAAGACATCTTATGCAGATTGGCAACCCGTAAAAAGTGGTTTGAACGGGAAAGTAATATTATACGAACTTAAATAAATACAAGGAGGCGAACTTAAATAGTGCGCCTCTTTTATTTTATTATTTGTATCAAAATTATTATTATTAGTGACTTTTATAAATAAAAAACTTGTACTAGGGTCTTGTTAAAGACAAAATGTATATCTTTGCAACACAAACAATGGCTTTTATTTATCATAGCTATATTATGCATAATCAAGAAAATAAATAACAATGGAAAAGACATGGAGATGGTTCGGTAAAAACGATAAGATAACATTACCGATGCTAAAGCAAATTGGAGTTGAAGGAATAGTAACAGCTTTACACGAAGTTCCGAATGGTGAAATATGGACACGTGAAAAAATTAAAGATTTACGCGAATATATTGAAAGTTATGGTATGCGTTGGTCTGTTGTAGAAAGTCTACCTGTATGCGAAAGTATTAAATATGCTGGAGAAGATAGAGATGAACTAATTGCTAAATATAAGATAAGTCTTAAAAATTTAAGTCTTGAAGGCATTCATACCGTATGTTACAACTTTATGCCGGTTTTAGATTGGGCTCGTACTGATCTTGAACATGAAAATGAAAACGGGACAAGTAACCTTTATTTCAGTCACTCACAGTTTGCCTATTTTGACTGTTATATATTAAAAAGGGAAAATGCAGAAAAAGATTATTCAGCTGAAATCATGGAAGAGGTGGAAAAAATGAAAGTCCAAATGACTGCTGAAGAAAATCATAAACTGGTAGACACAATTATAGTGAAGACTCAAGGATTTGTCAATGGAAATATAAAAGAAAATGATGAGCATCCTGTAGAGCTTTTTCGCCAGCTGTTAAACTTATACAAGGGTGTTACAAAAAATCAGCTACGTGAAAATTTACGTTATTTCCTTTCTGAAATTATGCCGGTCTGTGACGAGTTCGACATGAATATGTGTGTACATCCAGACGATCCACCATTTTCTATTCTTGGGCTACCTCGCATAGTAACTTGTGATGATGATATAAACTGGTTCTTGAATGCCGTTGATAACCCTCACAATGGACTAACTTTCTGTGCTGGTTCACTTAGTGCAGGAGCTCATAATAATGTTGTTGATTTGGCACGTAAGTATGCATCACGTACATGGTTCGTACATATGCGTTCATGTAAAGTTTTTAATAATGGTGATTTCACTGAAGCATCTCATTTAGGAGGACGTGCAGATCTTATAGAATTAGCACGTATATTTGAAAAGCAAAATCCCAAACTGCCTATGAGAGTTGATCATGGACCAACGATGTTAGGTGATGAGAATCGCGGATATAATGCGGGATATTCTTTTTTGGGAAGAATGTTTGCAATGGGACAAGTGCAAGGTATTCTTGCAACCGTAGATAGAGAATTAAATATCAATTAATTTTAATATAATATGAACGAATTGTTTAATATAAAAGATTACGTAGTTGTAATCACAGGCGGAACAGGTGTTTTAGGGCGTTGTATAGGAAAATATCTTGCATTAAACGGAGCAAAAGTTATAATCCTTGGACGAAAAGAAGAAATTGGAAAAACGATTGTTGAAAATATAAAAAAATCAGGGGGTGTGGCTGAATTTCTAAAAACGGATGTTATGGATAAAGAAATTTTGCAACAGAATTGTGATTATATCATAGAGAGATACGGCCGTATTGATACATTGCTTAATGCTGCTGGCGGTAATATGCCGGGTGCAGTTATTTCACCTGACCAAAGTATTTTCGACCTTAAATCAGACGAATTTCAGAAAGTACTTAACCTAAACCTTACTGGTACTGTTTTGCCAACTCAGATTTTCCTTAAGCCTATGGTAAAACAAAATAAAGGTTCTATCATAAATTTTTCATCAATGGCTGCTTTTCGGCCGATGACTCGTGTTTGTGGATATGCTGCAGCTAAAGCTGGAATAAGTAATTTTACCGCCTTCATGGGTACCGAAGTCGCTAAAAAGTTTAGTGAAAATATACGTGTAAACGCAATTGCTCCTGGCTTTTTTATAACAGAACAAAATCGCGATTTACTCACTAATCCTGATGGAACTTATACAGAACGCGGTAATGATGTAATACGGCAAACTCCATTTGGAAGAATGGGTGAACCAGAAGAACTATGTGGCACTATACATTATTTAATGAGTGATGCTGCTAAATTTGTTACAGGAACTGTAGCTGTAGTTGATGGAGGTTTCAACGCATTTGCAATGTAATTTATTCATTATATAAAAAATATGGCTCTCGATTACCGAGAGCCATATTTTTTGCGTAAACCTTTACGTTTCTTTTAGTGCATTTTTTT comes from the Xylanibacter oryzae DSM 17970 genome and includes:
- a CDS encoding SDR family oxidoreductase, giving the protein MNELFNIKDYVVVITGGTGVLGRCIGKYLALNGAKVIILGRKEEIGKTIVENIKKSGGVAEFLKTDVMDKEILQQNCDYIIERYGRIDTLLNAAGGNMPGAVISPDQSIFDLKSDEFQKVLNLNLTGTVLPTQIFLKPMVKQNKGSIINFSSMAAFRPMTRVCGYAAAKAGISNFTAFMGTEVAKKFSENIRVNAIAPGFFITEQNRDLLTNPDGTYTERGNDVIRQTPFGRMGEPEELCGTIHYLMSDAAKFVTGTVAVVDGGFNAFAM
- a CDS encoding rhamnogalacturonan acetylesterase yields the protein MKIKLFIVCTLFPIMAAAQSFEFDMTKPQPIYNDSKGFGYDVLPAPGKSVKPFYFSVKVPDGNYKITVILGSKKRAAQTVVRAESRRLFVEDSETKKSKYQTYQFVVNKRSPRINDQEVVKIKPREKNYLNWDDKLTLEFNGKAPAVKKILIERDNVAPTIFLCGNSTVVDQNEEPWASWGQMIPRWFNENIAISNQAESGLTAGSFLSSNRLDKILSMLKRGDYVICEFGHNDQKEHQAGDGAWYNFSRNLKIFIDKVRAAGGTIIFVTPTQRRFFDETHTKILETHGDYPAAMVSVAKREGVQIIDLHSMTRTFFETLGYENSKRALVHYPANTFPGQKIALEDNTHFNPFGAYEVAKMVIMGMKKLNLPILQNLRSDFKDFDPSRPDDFKTFKWYPAILSGTVKPDGN
- a CDS encoding glycosyl hydrolase, whose protein sequence is MKKNILIISAIICIALSASAQTWPSQSMQTKPGSRWWWLGSALTQKDVSWNMQQYSLHGIGTLEITPLYGVQDNDKNNISFLSPQWMQMLKYIEQEGLKDSIEIDMNCGTGWPFGGPTVPINEAACKMVYNDLIVNDKDCKNLDINIKDEKERNYASLERVMAYPIEVKKYKGPAAINITEFSKDGKLNWKAPKKGTWRIISLYASRTLQKVKRAAPGGEGYVIDHFDSLAVAHYLDRFEKAFDNNNVPYPHTFFNDSYEVYKADWTPTLLKEFEKRRGYKLEDHLPELLGDIKDDNKVLSDYRETLSDLLINNFTSQWTAWAHSHGVITRNQAHGSPANLIDTYAAVDIPEIEGFGLTDFGIKGLRKDTGNTRPNYSDLSMLKYAPSASHITGKQLTSSETFTWLTEHFRTSLSQCKPDMDLMFVAGVNHMFFHGTCYTPQNDPWPGWKFYASIDMSPTNSIWRDAPYFMQYINRCQSFLQWGEPDNDFLVYLPVRDMWRERSKEFLMQFSIETMAKRAPEFIKSILNLNNLGYDCDYISDKYLLSTDYINGMLQTAAGTRYKGLIVPAKILPSDVEAHIEKLKIQGAHIIYGCDNKEELEQSARPEVMKTELGLKTIRRRNDKGYHYFISNLTPNDVNSYVDLAINFNCAMWFNPINGEQYAAEINDGKVKIVLKSGESLILETFDKPTSINLPIRKTQMTNPREINKGWKLSFIEEHPVVNKTFKIDSLRTWETLEDDSVKETMGTGVYTTTINMSKIEANKNYAIDLGDVRESARVYINGNFIGCAWSVPFILNCKKAFKAGINTLRIEVTNLPANRIAAMDRKGIKWRKFNEINFVDINYKKTSYADWQPVKSGLNGKVILYELK
- the uxuA gene encoding mannonate dehydratase, coding for MEKTWRWFGKNDKITLPMLKQIGVEGIVTALHEVPNGEIWTREKIKDLREYIESYGMRWSVVESLPVCESIKYAGEDRDELIAKYKISLKNLSLEGIHTVCYNFMPVLDWARTDLEHENENGTSNLYFSHSQFAYFDCYILKRENAEKDYSAEIMEEVEKMKVQMTAEENHKLVDTIIVKTQGFVNGNIKENDEHPVELFRQLLNLYKGVTKNQLRENLRYFLSEIMPVCDEFDMNMCVHPDDPPFSILGLPRIVTCDDDINWFLNAVDNPHNGLTFCAGSLSAGAHNNVVDLARKYASRTWFVHMRSCKVFNNGDFTEASHLGGRADLIELARIFEKQNPKLPMRVDHGPTMLGDENRGYNAGYSFLGRMFAMGQVQGILATVDRELNIN